From a region of the Flavobacterium branchiarum genome:
- a CDS encoding NAD(P)H-dependent glycerol-3-phosphate dehydrogenase — protein MSENLKFAVIGGGSWATAIAKMLCVNLPEISWYMRNDAAIEHINKYKHNPNYLSSVEFDTQKLKLTNNINEAVEYADYIIFAIPSAFLHAELEKLTVSLENKIIFSAIKGIVPETSLIVGEHFHIKYDIPYYNIGVITGPCHAEEVALERLSYLTIACGDSNKASVVAKNLSGNYIKAKISDDIIGTEYAAMLKNIYAIAAGIAHGLGYGDNFQSVIMSNSIREMKKFIKKVHKMKRNINDSAYLGDLLVTGYSVFSRNRMFGNMIGKGHTVKSAMMEMSMVSEGYYATKSAYKLNQGYGAKTPIIDAVYSILYEGKDAKVVFKKLTDLLD, from the coding sequence ATGAGCGAAAATTTAAAATTTGCAGTAATCGGTGGTGGAAGTTGGGCAACGGCCATTGCAAAAATGCTATGTGTAAATCTTCCTGAAATTTCGTGGTACATGCGTAATGACGCTGCTATCGAACACATTAATAAATACAAACACAACCCGAATTATTTAAGTTCGGTAGAATTTGATACTCAAAAACTAAAGCTTACCAATAATATAAATGAAGCAGTTGAATATGCTGATTATATTATTTTTGCAATTCCATCGGCTTTTTTACATGCTGAGTTAGAGAAACTAACTGTTTCGTTAGAAAATAAAATTATCTTCTCTGCTATTAAAGGAATTGTTCCTGAAACGAGTTTAATTGTTGGAGAGCATTTTCATATAAAATACGACATCCCTTATTATAATATTGGTGTTATTACTGGTCCTTGTCATGCAGAAGAAGTGGCTCTTGAAAGATTGTCTTATTTAACAATTGCATGTGGAGATTCTAATAAAGCTAGCGTTGTTGCTAAAAACCTATCAGGTAATTACATTAAAGCCAAAATTTCAGATGATATTATTGGTACTGAATATGCCGCTATGCTTAAAAACATTTATGCAATAGCTGCTGGAATTGCACATGGCTTAGGTTATGGTGACAATTTTCAATCGGTCATCATGAGTAATTCTATTCGTGAGATGAAAAAATTCATCAAAAAAGTGCATAAAATGAAACGTAACATTAATGACTCAGCTTATTTAGGTGATTTATTGGTTACTGGATATTCTGTTTTTTCAAGAAATAGAATGTTCGGAAATATGATTGGAAAAGGGCATACTGTAAAAAGTGCTATGATGGAAATGAGCATGGTTTCTGAAGGTTATTATGCAACCAAAAGTGCTTATAAACTAAACCAAGGATATGGTGCAAAAACACCAATTATAGATGCTGTATATAGCATTTTATATGAAGGCAAAGATGCTAAAGTCGTGTTTAAGAAATTAACTGATTTATTAGATTAA
- a CDS encoding DoxX family protein, with amino-acid sequence MIKLFQVKRNENNLSLIILVIRLSIATLMILHGLPKLNTLLAGGEIQFPDPLGVGSTFSLCLTVFAEVVCSFFIAIGLGTRFASIPLLITMLVAVFVIHGADPLDAKEMGILYLLFYLLLLVTGSGKFSIDSLISKKNRF; translated from the coding sequence ATGATTAAATTATTTCAAGTAAAAAGAAACGAAAATAACCTGAGTCTTATTATTCTTGTAATTCGATTATCAATTGCTACATTGATGATTCTTCATGGTTTACCAAAGTTAAATACACTTTTAGCAGGAGGAGAAATTCAATTTCCAGATCCTCTTGGAGTAGGAAGCACTTTCTCATTATGCCTTACTGTTTTTGCAGAAGTTGTTTGTTCCTTTTTTATTGCAATAGGATTAGGAACGCGATTTGCATCAATACCATTACTAATAACAATGTTAGTGGCTGTATTTGTTATTCATGGCGCTGATCCACTCGATGCAAAAGAGATGGGAATACTATACCTATTATTCTACCTACTTCTTCTTGTAACCGGAAGTGGTAAATTCTCTATAGATAGCCTTATTAGTAAAAAGAATCGTTTTTAA
- a CDS encoding iron-containing alcohol dehydrogenase, giving the protein MLNFELYNPTNLIFGKGQIEKLKDLVPKDAKILLAYGGGSIFKNGIHEQVINTLKGFDIVEFGGIEPNPHFETLMKAVAVIKAEKIDFILAVGGGSVIDGVKFISAAVNFDGNPIDILQKRLLIKENAVPFGTVLTLPATGSEMNSGAVVTIEATQEKLAFGGSALFPKFSICDPTVIASLPKRQLQNGVVDAYTHVMEQYLTYPHEGYLQDRIAEGILQTLIEIGPKVVENPTDYALASNFMWSCTMALNGLIQKGVPSDWATHMIGHELTALYGIDHARTLAIVGPSLYTVMFETKKGKLAQYGRRIFNLTGSDDEVAKEAINQTVAFFHTMGMDTKLSQYTNDYDKTADFIVNRFEERGWKGLGEKQLITLDKVKSIVEMSY; this is encoded by the coding sequence ATGTTAAACTTTGAATTATACAATCCGACGAACTTAATTTTCGGAAAAGGACAAATAGAGAAACTAAAGGATCTTGTTCCTAAAGATGCCAAGATATTATTGGCTTATGGAGGTGGAAGCATCTTTAAGAATGGAATTCACGAACAAGTTATCAATACCTTAAAAGGTTTTGACATTGTTGAATTTGGTGGAATTGAACCAAATCCACATTTTGAAACTTTAATGAAAGCGGTTGCAGTTATTAAAGCAGAAAAAATAGATTTCATTTTAGCTGTTGGCGGTGGATCTGTAATTGATGGTGTGAAGTTTATTTCTGCTGCTGTTAATTTTGATGGAAATCCAATTGACATACTTCAAAAACGTTTGTTGATAAAAGAGAATGCTGTACCGTTTGGAACTGTTTTGACTTTACCTGCTACTGGAAGCGAAATGAATTCTGGTGCAGTAGTAACTATCGAAGCTACTCAAGAAAAATTAGCTTTTGGTGGAAGTGCTTTGTTTCCAAAATTTTCTATTTGTGATCCTACTGTAATTGCATCTTTACCAAAAAGACAATTACAAAATGGTGTAGTAGATGCTTATACGCACGTAATGGAGCAATACTTAACCTATCCGCATGAAGGCTATTTACAAGATCGAATTGCCGAAGGAATCTTGCAAACTTTAATAGAAATTGGCCCTAAGGTTGTTGAAAACCCAACTGATTATGCGCTGGCTTCAAACTTTATGTGGAGTTGTACTATGGCTTTAAACGGATTAATTCAAAAAGGAGTACCTAGCGATTGGGCTACGCATATGATTGGTCACGAATTAACAGCTTTATATGGCATTGACCATGCAAGAACACTTGCAATTGTTGGACCAAGCTTATACACTGTAATGTTTGAAACTAAAAAAGGTAAACTAGCCCAGTACGGAAGACGTATTTTTAACCTAACTGGTTCTGATGATGAAGTTGCAAAAGAAGCAATCAATCAAACAGTCGCTTTTTTCCATACAATGGGAATGGATACCAAACTGTCTCAATACACAAATGATTATGATAAAACAGCCGATTTTATAGTAAATCGTTTTGAAGAAAGAGGCTGGAAAGGCTTAGGCGAGAAACAACTTATTACCCTAGATAAGGTAAAATCAATTGTAGAAATGAGTTATTAA
- a CDS encoding TonB-dependent receptor, with protein MRFILLFFFITSFAFSQRTISGKITDKDTSTPLAGVFIKDIKTESWSFSDSKGGFIITLPYYEDVELNFSLLGKMEKNVEIKNDQNFVTVSLENNTLHLKEVIVTANIQKQYSELTLGTNAINNVQAFSLDDVLKQLPGQVTTNFNLNEFKNIVFRTAAKTSLSYETKAFGTAFVIDDIPISNNANMQAHNPNSGLGDSFGTKINTFTNTDKGVDLREISTNNIEEITVIQGIPSAKYGDLTSGLVLITNKVGRSNYKISTSIKDATSQVNLAKGYDINTNNSMNVSFGYLDSKADPRDNILDFERINGNISWQHKNKASTIRNTLSASFRMNLDDAKSDPDDITAMVVKNEKKGFSISNNLKWKPKNIWVDGITTATSFSYDKQFSRRDRWVNVAASAATDSYEEGIHEAIIVPSQYTSISTVEGIPISTYFSLETTKTLTNEAKWVHSLTFGTSTRTSMNKGEGRKNAVTGLYNLYTLTVGGNSKLAYRDYDFNNTRTETQFSAYIEDKIFKKFENNQILNISLGLRYDNQSGNESFQPRINSSYKFNKTFNMKGGFGLSSKAPSLNQLYTGDRYLDRLIGSGIYTYPGIYQKAWIQTLITPGDNLNLKPTKSYRTELGIDANLPFASINLTGYYNKLFDAFSGERIPVYKEVPKAEVTVVGTEIPTYQINGTEKFYYFTNSITNNGTAEDKGLEIFINFKKIKSLNLDISMNASYVTSKDFSAVKNYIASTDLLTPERYGVFDSRPSVQENFTIRSNFNYHIPAVGLLISISSEHTLLQSLKTPIGNFPNGYLDTQLVYHEIPVEDRTNNQKYGHLMQNTKETDNKIQNVLHNFHLRVSKDFLNGFGVSVYATNFLNLKPYYYDEAGIKALAKIASLSFGARLEYEF; from the coding sequence ATGCGCTTTATTTTACTTTTCTTTTTTATTACAAGCTTTGCCTTTTCACAAAGAACAATTTCTGGAAAAATAACTGACAAAGATACTTCTACTCCTTTAGCTGGTGTTTTTATAAAAGATATAAAAACCGAAAGTTGGTCCTTTTCTGATAGTAAAGGAGGGTTTATAATAACACTTCCCTATTATGAAGATGTTGAACTAAATTTTTCTTTATTGGGGAAAATGGAAAAGAATGTTGAGATTAAAAATGATCAAAACTTTGTTACTGTTTCTTTAGAAAACAATACGTTACATCTTAAAGAAGTCATTGTTACTGCTAACATACAAAAACAATATTCTGAGTTAACATTAGGTACAAACGCAATTAATAACGTTCAGGCCTTTTCATTAGATGATGTTTTAAAACAGCTACCTGGCCAAGTCACAACAAATTTTAATTTAAACGAGTTTAAAAATATTGTTTTTCGTACTGCTGCTAAAACTTCGCTTTCTTATGAAACCAAAGCATTTGGAACCGCTTTTGTCATAGACGACATTCCAATTTCAAATAATGCAAACATGCAAGCCCATAATCCAAATTCAGGTTTAGGAGATTCTTTTGGAACAAAAATAAACACGTTTACAAATACAGATAAAGGAGTCGATCTAAGAGAAATCTCTACCAATAATATCGAAGAAATAACAGTTATACAAGGAATTCCGTCAGCTAAATATGGCGATTTAACTTCTGGTCTAGTATTAATAACTAATAAAGTAGGTAGAAGTAACTATAAGATATCTACTTCTATTAAAGACGCTACATCACAAGTAAACTTGGCAAAAGGTTATGATATTAATACCAATAACTCAATGAATGTATCATTTGGTTATTTGGACTCTAAGGCTGATCCAAGGGACAATATTTTGGACTTTGAAAGAATAAATGGAAATATCTCATGGCAACATAAAAATAAAGCTAGCACAATAAGAAATACGCTTAGCGCTTCTTTCAGAATGAATTTAGACGATGCAAAAAGTGATCCTGATGATATTACTGCTATGGTTGTTAAAAATGAAAAGAAAGGCTTTTCTATTTCAAACAACTTAAAATGGAAACCAAAAAACATATGGGTTGATGGCATAACTACTGCTACCAGTTTTAGTTACGACAAGCAATTTTCTAGGAGAGACAGATGGGTAAATGTAGCTGCATCTGCTGCGACTGATTCTTATGAAGAAGGCATACACGAAGCAATCATCGTACCTTCTCAATATACAAGTATAAGCACTGTAGAAGGGATTCCTATTTCTACTTATTTTAGTTTAGAAACGACTAAAACTTTAACCAATGAAGCAAAATGGGTTCACAGTCTAACCTTTGGTACTTCTACAAGAACCAGTATGAACAAGGGAGAAGGAAGAAAAAATGCCGTTACAGGTTTATATAACCTTTATACACTTACGGTAGGAGGAAATAGTAAATTAGCCTATAGAGATTATGATTTTAATAATACAAGAACAGAGACTCAATTTTCTGCCTACATTGAAGACAAAATATTCAAAAAATTCGAAAACAACCAAATATTAAATATAAGCTTAGGTCTAAGATATGATAATCAATCTGGTAATGAATCCTTTCAACCACGAATAAACTCTTCTTATAAGTTTAATAAAACATTTAACATGAAAGGTGGTTTTGGTCTATCCTCAAAAGCTCCATCCCTTAATCAACTTTACACAGGAGATCGCTATCTGGACAGACTTATTGGCAGTGGGATCTATACTTACCCCGGCATCTATCAAAAAGCATGGATTCAAACCTTAATAACTCCTGGTGACAATTTAAACCTTAAACCTACAAAATCGTACAGAACGGAACTCGGAATAGATGCTAATCTCCCGTTTGCTTCAATAAACTTAACAGGTTACTACAACAAACTTTTCGATGCTTTTTCTGGCGAAAGGATTCCAGTATATAAAGAAGTTCCTAAAGCAGAGGTTACAGTTGTTGGTACTGAAATACCGACTTATCAGATTAATGGAACTGAAAAATTTTACTATTTCACAAATAGTATTACAAACAATGGTACAGCAGAAGATAAAGGCTTGGAGATTTTTATAAATTTTAAAAAGATAAAATCATTAAATCTTGATATTAGCATGAACGCATCTTATGTTACTTCAAAAGATTTTTCAGCTGTAAAAAACTATATAGCTTCTACTGATCTTTTAACACCGGAGAGATATGGTGTATTTGACTCAAGACCTAGCGTTCAGGAAAATTTTACCATACGCTCAAATTTTAACTATCACATTCCTGCAGTTGGATTATTAATCTCTATCTCCAGTGAACACACATTATTACAATCTTTAAAAACCCCAATAGGTAATTTTCCAAATGGATATCTAGACACCCAATTAGTTTATCATGAGATTCCTGTTGAGGACAGAACGAATAATCAAAAATATGGACATCTTATGCAGAACACAAAAGAAACTGATAACAAAATTCAAAACGTATTGCACAATTTTCACTTGCGTGTATCAAAAGACTTTCTGAACGGCTTTGGTGTTTCTGTATATGCTACAAATTTTTTAAACCTAAAACCTTATTACTATGATGAAGCCGGGATAAAAGCATTAGCAAAAATCGCCTCACTTTCCTTCGGTGCCAGACTTGAATACGAATTTTAA
- a CDS encoding DUF4876 domain-containing protein, whose translation MKKHFLLIITLLALIIQSCSNNDENEALQPINFSIAVKYDETFSNLVTKNSAVTIVNNETGNKYTVQSDNSGIAQFNQILPGIYSVSATKVMQSIEFADTFGYTPSEAEINFNGSQSSLVINSASTTVEIEMKTSKVGDFVIKQIYYGGSDVKKGATFRDQFIEIYNNSNTVQYADGLYIAQLYGSGTTTVYAYTLPTGQFDWSKSAEMTMGNTANTNYVYASNVLKIPGTGTQYPVQPGKSIVIAQNAINHKSNYTDNTGKSVSILNPDLTVDLSTADFESFLGNYLGDLYQYDIQNPAVTDLDIIYWGNGNNDMVLDPSGKLALAIFKMDPTELNSLKKYKNPKGDKNSYLQIPNTVLTDAVELTKDMGSSYVPKKLPAQIDGGNTYLSTGAYSSKAVIRKTKTTIAGRIILQDTNNSTNDFVEITPNPRGFN comes from the coding sequence ATGAAAAAACATTTCCTTTTAATTATAACCCTGTTGGCCTTAATAATCCAATCCTGCAGTAACAATGATGAAAACGAAGCATTACAGCCTATCAACTTTTCAATTGCTGTAAAATATGACGAAACCTTTAGCAATCTTGTAACAAAAAATTCTGCTGTTACCATTGTAAATAACGAAACAGGGAATAAATATACTGTACAATCTGATAACAGCGGTATTGCTCAGTTTAATCAAATATTACCTGGAATCTATTCGGTATCGGCAACTAAAGTAATGCAATCAATAGAATTCGCAGATACTTTTGGATATACACCATCTGAAGCCGAAATTAATTTTAATGGATCTCAAAGTAGCCTTGTTATAAATAGTGCTTCTACGACGGTTGAAATTGAAATGAAAACATCAAAAGTGGGTGACTTTGTAATCAAACAAATTTACTATGGTGGCTCTGACGTTAAAAAGGGCGCAACGTTTAGAGATCAGTTTATAGAGATTTACAATAATTCAAATACGGTACAATATGCTGATGGTTTGTACATTGCCCAATTATATGGCTCAGGTACCACGACTGTTTATGCTTACACATTACCTACTGGACAATTTGACTGGAGTAAGTCTGCTGAAATGACGATGGGAAATACTGCCAATACTAATTATGTTTATGCTTCTAATGTTTTAAAAATTCCAGGAACTGGTACTCAGTATCCCGTACAGCCAGGAAAAAGCATTGTAATTGCTCAAAATGCCATTAACCATAAATCAAATTATACAGACAATACTGGAAAATCAGTAAGCATCCTAAATCCTGACTTAACTGTAGATTTAAGTACTGCTGATTTTGAATCTTTTTTAGGAAATTATTTAGGTGATCTTTACCAATATGATATTCAAAATCCAGCTGTAACAGATTTAGATATTATATACTGGGGGAATGGTAATAATGATATGGTTTTGGACCCTAGTGGAAAACTGGCTCTTGCTATTTTTAAAATGGATCCTACTGAACTAAATAGTCTTAAAAAATATAAGAATCCTAAAGGGGATAAGAATTCATACTTACAGATTCCAAATACAGTATTGACAGATGCAGTCGAACTGACTAAAGATATGGGATCAAGCTACGTTCCTAAGAAACTACCAGCTCAAATAGACGGAGGAAATACTTACTTATCGACTGGAGCATATTCTTCTAAAGCTGTAATTAGAAAAACTAAAACTACCATTGCTGGAAGAATAATTTTGCAAGACACTAATAATTCTACAAACGATTTTGTAGAAATAACTCCAAATCCTAGAGGATTCAACTAA
- the nadD gene encoding nicotinate (nicotinamide) nucleotide adenylyltransferase has product MKIGLYFGTFNPIHVGHLIIANHMAEHANLDQVWMVVTPHNPLKKKNTLLDDYHRLQMVHLATDSFEKLKPSDIEFKLSQPNYTVNTLVHLQEKYPNHEFSLIMGEDNLKTLHKWKNYEIILQDYDIYVYPRISSEVENLELKNHPKIHLIDAPIVEISSTFIRNNIKEGKNVQPLLPEKVWEYIDHNNFYKK; this is encoded by the coding sequence ATGAAAATTGGTCTTTATTTCGGAACTTTCAATCCCATTCATGTTGGGCATCTTATTATTGCCAATCACATGGCAGAACATGCCAATTTAGACCAGGTTTGGATGGTAGTAACGCCACATAACCCGCTTAAGAAGAAGAATACATTACTAGATGATTATCATCGCTTGCAAATGGTTCATTTGGCTACGGATAGTTTTGAAAAGTTAAAACCTTCGGATATTGAGTTTAAACTCTCTCAGCCAAATTATACGGTAAATACTCTAGTTCATTTACAAGAGAAATATCCAAATCATGAATTTTCTTTGATTATGGGTGAAGACAATTTAAAAACGCTTCATAAGTGGAAAAACTATGAAATAATCCTTCAAGATTATGACATTTATGTTTATCCAAGAATTTCTTCTGAAGTAGAAAACTTAGAACTAAAAAATCATCCTAAAATCCATTTAATCGATGCGCCTATTGTAGAAATATCTTCTACTTTTATTCGTAACAATATTAAAGAAGGAAAAAATGTTCAGCCCTTATTACCCGAAAAAGTTTGGGAATATATCGATCATAATAATTTCTATAAGAAGTAA
- a CDS encoding type 1 glutamine amidotransferase domain-containing protein yields MKKIALFVIIALTINSVKTTAQKVNKRNMKKVLFVVTSHDKLGNTGEKTGFWTEELAAPYYALADKGVEITIATPLGGQPPIDPKSADPASATEDTKRFDADTVLLEKLKHTIKLTDVNPADYDAVFYPGGHGPLWDLAEDKNSAKLISEFYTQNKPVSFVCHAPGVLKDVKVNGDYLVKGKKVTGFSNTEEEAVGLTKIVPFLLEDVLQKNGAIFSKGPDWQPYAVEDGLLITGQNPASSKLVAEKLLHKLNSK; encoded by the coding sequence ATGAAAAAAATTGCTCTATTTGTTATTATCGCATTAACTATAAACAGTGTAAAAACTACAGCGCAAAAAGTAAATAAAAGAAATATGAAAAAAGTATTATTTGTTGTTACTAGCCATGATAAATTGGGTAACACGGGCGAAAAAACTGGATTTTGGACAGAAGAACTTGCTGCTCCTTATTATGCTCTTGCTGATAAAGGTGTAGAAATAACTATAGCCACACCTCTAGGGGGACAACCTCCGATTGATCCTAAAAGTGCTGACCCAGCATCGGCAACTGAAGACACTAAACGATTTGATGCTGATACCGTTTTATTAGAAAAATTAAAACATACTATTAAATTAACCGATGTAAATCCAGCAGATTATGATGCTGTTTTTTACCCAGGCGGTCATGGTCCTTTATGGGATTTAGCCGAAGATAAAAACTCAGCTAAATTAATTTCGGAATTTTACACTCAAAATAAACCCGTAAGCTTTGTTTGCCACGCTCCTGGCGTTCTTAAAGACGTGAAAGTAAATGGTGATTATTTAGTAAAAGGGAAAAAAGTAACTGGATTTTCTAATACAGAAGAAGAAGCTGTTGGCTTAACCAAAATAGTTCCATTCTTATTAGAAGATGTATTGCAAAAAAATGGAGCTATATTTTCTAAAGGTCCAGATTGGCAACCTTATGCTGTTGAAGATGGTTTATTAATTACTGGGCAAAATCCTGCATCATCAAAACTGGTTGCCGAAAAATTATTGCATAAATTAAATTCTAAATAA
- the gmk gene encoding guanylate kinase, protein MKKGKLIVFSAPSGSGKTTIVRHLLSKEDLNLEFSISAASRDPRGEEINGTDYYFISLEQFKKHIKAEEFLEWEEVYRDNFYGTLKSEIERIWALGKNVIFDIDVSGGLRIKHKFPEQTLAVFVKPPSIDELKIRLKKRSTESEDKINMRIAKASVELATAPQFDKIIKNYDLDTAKEEAYQLVKEFINKE, encoded by the coding sequence ATGAAAAAAGGAAAATTAATCGTATTCTCTGCACCTTCTGGTTCAGGAAAGACTACCATCGTTAGACATTTATTAAGCAAAGAAGATCTAAATTTAGAATTTTCTATCTCAGCAGCATCTCGTGATCCACGAGGAGAAGAGATCAATGGAACAGATTACTATTTCATTTCATTAGAACAGTTTAAAAAACATATCAAAGCTGAAGAATTCCTAGAATGGGAAGAAGTTTATCGTGATAATTTTTACGGAACTTTAAAAAGTGAAATCGAACGCATCTGGGCATTAGGAAAAAATGTAATTTTTGACATTGATGTTTCTGGAGGATTGCGTATCAAGCATAAGTTCCCAGAACAAACACTTGCCGTTTTTGTAAAACCACCTAGTATTGATGAATTAAAAATACGTTTGAAAAAACGCTCTACTGAAAGCGAAGACAAAATCAATATGCGTATTGCAAAAGCTTCTGTTGAATTAGCAACAGCTCCTCAATTTGACAAAATCATCAAAAATTACGATTTAGATACTGCCAAAGAGGAAGCTTATCAACTGGTAAAAGAATTCATTAATAAAGAATAA
- a CDS encoding LysR family transcriptional regulator — translation MVNLEWYRTFKSVYKNGNFSLAAKELFISQPAVSQQISMLEAHVGYKLFNRKSKGVEPTDYAKLLNNLIIDALDRLENVENGFRAKASDAKRLISVGISKNLFACLGSVLISKFEFIDFSFHDSDTLFELVDTKKLDFAIITKQFDTFDTISEIVGKIKLVMVSSPQLEDNGFKLALKSKNSSDIEHWLNEQKWYSHDARIPHIKLFWLHVFNKKRPAMVPNYIIPNESEMLRVLSKNDGVGITWNCNAKELIQENKLKLLWDSKEMPSIDVFLLSGKNNNLGSIFEIIATELKQVLK, via the coding sequence ATGGTCAATTTAGAATGGTACAGAACGTTTAAATCGGTATATAAAAATGGTAATTTTTCTTTGGCAGCGAAAGAACTTTTTATAAGTCAACCAGCTGTAAGTCAGCAAATATCAATGTTAGAAGCCCATGTTGGTTACAAGCTCTTTAATAGAAAGTCAAAAGGAGTTGAACCAACGGATTACGCTAAGTTACTTAATAATTTGATTATAGATGCGCTTGATCGACTCGAAAATGTCGAGAATGGATTTCGTGCAAAAGCATCTGATGCCAAACGATTAATCTCTGTTGGGATTTCTAAAAATCTATTTGCTTGTTTAGGGAGTGTTTTAATCTCAAAATTCGAATTTATAGATTTCAGTTTCCATGATAGCGATACGCTTTTCGAATTAGTAGACACTAAAAAGCTTGATTTTGCAATCATTACCAAACAATTTGATACGTTTGATACTATTTCTGAAATTGTTGGAAAGATTAAATTGGTTATGGTCTCCTCTCCACAACTTGAGGACAATGGATTTAAGTTAGCATTAAAATCTAAAAATTCTTCGGATATAGAGCATTGGCTTAATGAGCAAAAATGGTATAGTCACGATGCTCGGATTCCGCATATAAAATTGTTTTGGTTGCATGTTTTTAATAAAAAAAGACCAGCAATGGTACCTAATTATATAATTCCCAATGAAAGCGAAATGTTGAGAGTATTGTCTAAAAACGATGGAGTTGGAATAACTTGGAATTGTAATGCTAAAGAATTAATTCAAGAAAATAAGTTAAAGCTATTATGGGATAGCAAAGAAATGCCAAGTATAGATGTCTTTTTATTGTCTGGAAAGAACAATAATCTAGGTTCTATTTTTGAAATTATTGCTACTGAATTAAAGCAGGTTTTAAAATGA